In one window of Rhizobium oryzihabitans DNA:
- the ubiE gene encoding bifunctional demethylmenaquinone methyltransferase/2-methoxy-6-polyprenyl-1,4-benzoquinol methylase UbiE has product MTDARTTAQGGMETSYGFHKVDEGKKQGLVNDVFHKVAKRYDIMNDVMSAGLHRLWKDAMVSSLSPRKDASYKVLDVAGGTGDIAFRIVEASNRLAHATVLDINGSMLAVGEERAAKRKLSDNLTFVEANAEELPFEANTFDAYTVAFGIRNVPRIDVALKEAHRVLKRGGRLLVLEFSEVEMPLLDRVYDAWSFNAIPQFGKMITGDAEPYQYLVESIRKFPNQEDFATMIRTAGFSRVTYTNYTGGIAALHSGWKL; this is encoded by the coding sequence ATGACCGACGCCCGTACCACTGCCCAAGGCGGCATGGAAACGTCCTATGGCTTCCACAAGGTGGACGAAGGCAAAAAGCAGGGGCTGGTCAACGACGTCTTCCATAAGGTCGCCAAGCGCTACGACATCATGAACGACGTGATGTCGGCCGGTCTGCACCGGCTGTGGAAGGACGCCATGGTCTCCTCGCTTTCGCCGCGCAAGGATGCCTCCTACAAGGTTCTGGACGTGGCGGGCGGCACCGGCGATATCGCCTTCCGCATCGTCGAAGCCTCCAATCGTCTGGCGCATGCCACCGTTCTCGACATTAACGGCTCGATGCTGGCCGTTGGCGAGGAGCGTGCGGCGAAACGAAAGCTTTCCGACAATCTGACCTTCGTTGAGGCCAATGCCGAGGAGCTGCCCTTCGAGGCAAACACATTCGATGCCTATACGGTCGCATTCGGCATTCGTAACGTGCCGCGCATCGATGTGGCGCTGAAAGAGGCTCACCGTGTGCTCAAGCGTGGCGGGCGGCTGCTGGTGCTGGAGTTTTCCGAAGTGGAAATGCCGCTGCTCGACCGCGTTTATGATGCGTGGTCGTTCAACGCCATTCCGCAATTCGGCAAGATGATCACCGGCGATGCCGAGCCCTATCAATATCTGGTCGAGTCGATCCGCAAATTCCCCAATCAGGAGGATTTCGCGACGATGATCCGCACCGCCGGTTTTTCCCGCGTGACCTATACGAATTACACCGGCGGCATCGCCGCCCTGCATTCCGGCTGGAAGCTTTAA
- a CDS encoding sterol desaturase family protein, which yields MAKTQAMKQALTYASWPMVFFSGLAGSYFAFTSNHPITGFLVVYACAVTALFLLERYIPYEVEWLEGDGETATSIGHTLLTKGLVQLAAVAGAIFPMVTANVLQPLAAMRFDMWPSDLPMVVQVALAVTIAEFGLYWAHRIAHETVFFWRFHALHHSVVRLWVVNTGRFHVADSLFKIALSQIPLYFMGAPLQVFWWLGAVTAFIGILTHCNVDMKTGLLDYVFSTPRLHRWHHSKQLPEGNTNYGENLVIFDVIFGSYHNPDRPSSTDIGIKGEIAKGFVPQLLQPFTKEGVRQIIGKDKKVN from the coding sequence ATGGCAAAAACTCAGGCAATGAAACAGGCCCTTACCTACGCTTCGTGGCCGATGGTGTTTTTCTCCGGCCTCGCCGGCTCCTATTTCGCCTTCACCAGCAACCATCCGATAACGGGGTTCCTCGTCGTCTACGCCTGTGCGGTCACGGCCCTGTTTCTTCTTGAACGCTACATCCCTTATGAGGTCGAATGGCTTGAGGGTGACGGTGAGACCGCAACCAGCATTGGCCACACACTTTTGACCAAGGGTCTTGTCCAGCTTGCCGCCGTTGCGGGGGCGATCTTTCCAATGGTTACCGCCAATGTGCTGCAACCGCTTGCAGCCATGCGGTTCGACATGTGGCCGTCCGATCTGCCGATGGTGGTTCAGGTCGCGCTTGCGGTCACCATCGCCGAATTCGGCCTCTACTGGGCTCACCGCATCGCGCATGAAACCGTGTTCTTCTGGCGTTTCCATGCCCTGCACCACAGCGTTGTGCGGCTGTGGGTGGTCAATACGGGCCGCTTTCATGTGGCGGACTCGCTTTTCAAAATCGCGCTCAGCCAGATACCGCTCTATTTCATGGGCGCACCTTTGCAGGTTTTCTGGTGGCTTGGGGCCGTTACCGCCTTCATCGGCATTCTGACCCATTGCAATGTCGATATGAAAACCGGCCTGCTCGACTACGTGTTCAGCACGCCGCGGCTGCACCGGTGGCACCATTCAAAGCAGCTTCCGGAAGGCAACACCAATTACGGCGAGAATCTCGTCATTTTCGATGTGATCTTCGGCTCCTACCACAATCCGGATCGGCCCTCTTCCACCGATATCGGCATCAAGGGTGAGATCGCGAAGGGGTTTGTGCCGCAGCTTTTGCAACCCTTCACCAAGGAAGGCGTCCGCCAGATCATCGGCAAGGACAAGAAGGTCAACTGA
- the ubiB gene encoding 2-polyprenylphenol 6-hydroxylase encodes MSTLGAYFRLARVGWVLVREGVVLALPSDDLPASAQVLKALLKPFARSKAKRAQRSDRLATAVERLGPSYVKMGQFLATRPDVVGADFADDLASLQDRMAFFPAAAAKANIEGSLGRPVSELYKEFGDPIAAASIAQVHPAMVDTPKGPRKVAVKVIRPGVRQRFQNDLEAMYLIADLQQRFVRSARRLRPVEVTRTLEQTTKIEMDLRLEAAALSELAENTRDDPGFRVPEVDWERTGRDVVTMEWIDGVKMSDIEGLKAAGHDLNQLADTLIQSFLRHTLRDGFFHADMHPGNLFVDAQGEIVAVDMGIAGRLGKKERRFLAEILYGFITRDYMRVAEVHFEAGYVPGHHDKASFAQAIRAIGEPIHGQPAETISMGKLLTLLFEVTELFDMETRPELVMLQKTMVVVEGVSRMLNPRFNMWKAADPVVSGWIRDNLGPKRIVTDLKDGVKAALKLAEAAPEIAAKTEKLHSDLMYMSENGLRFDAQTAEAIGKAEARHTKWGRAALWVIALTLLYIAIRIS; translated from the coding sequence ATGAGCACTTTGGGCGCATATTTCCGCCTCGCAAGGGTTGGCTGGGTTCTCGTGCGCGAAGGCGTCGTGCTGGCCTTGCCCTCCGATGACCTGCCTGCTTCCGCACAGGTGCTGAAAGCGCTGCTGAAACCCTTCGCCCGCAGTAAGGCCAAGCGGGCGCAGCGCAGCGACCGGCTGGCCACGGCTGTCGAGCGGCTTGGCCCGTCCTATGTGAAGATGGGACAGTTTCTGGCGACACGGCCGGATGTCGTCGGCGCCGACTTTGCCGACGACCTCGCAAGCCTTCAGGACCGCATGGCATTTTTCCCCGCAGCCGCGGCGAAGGCCAATATCGAAGGTTCGCTCGGACGCCCGGTTTCAGAGCTCTACAAGGAATTCGGCGATCCGATCGCCGCCGCTTCCATCGCCCAGGTTCACCCGGCCATGGTGGATACGCCGAAAGGGCCGCGCAAGGTCGCCGTCAAGGTCATACGCCCCGGTGTGCGCCAGCGTTTCCAGAACGATCTCGAGGCGATGTATCTGATCGCCGACCTGCAACAGCGTTTCGTGCGCTCCGCCCGTCGCCTGCGCCCGGTTGAAGTCACGCGCACGCTGGAACAGACCACCAAGATCGAGATGGATCTGCGGCTTGAGGCCGCCGCGCTTTCGGAACTTGCGGAAAACACCAGGGACGATCCCGGGTTCCGCGTTCCCGAGGTCGACTGGGAACGCACCGGCCGCGATGTCGTCACCATGGAATGGATCGACGGCGTCAAAATGTCTGACATCGAGGGGCTGAAGGCCGCCGGTCACGACCTGAACCAGCTTGCCGATACGCTGATCCAGTCTTTCCTGCGCCACACGCTGCGCGACGGTTTTTTCCACGCCGACATGCATCCCGGTAATCTTTTCGTCGATGCGCAGGGCGAGATCGTCGCCGTAGACATGGGCATTGCCGGACGCCTCGGCAAAAAGGAACGCCGCTTCCTCGCCGAAATCCTCTACGGCTTCATCACCCGCGATTACATGCGCGTGGCGGAAGTGCATTTCGAGGCCGGTTATGTGCCGGGTCATCACGATAAAGCCAGCTTCGCCCAGGCGATCCGCGCCATTGGCGAGCCGATCCACGGCCAGCCGGCCGAGACGATCTCCATGGGCAAGCTTTTGACGCTGCTGTTCGAAGTAACCGAACTCTTCGACATGGAAACGCGCCCGGAACTGGTGATGCTGCAAAAGACCATGGTGGTGGTGGAAGGCGTGTCCCGCATGCTCAATCCGCGTTTCAACATGTGGAAGGCGGCCGATCCGGTCGTCAGCGGCTGGATCAGGGACAATCTCGGCCCGAAACGCATCGTCACCGATCTGAAGGACGGCGTGAAGGCGGCTCTCAAGCTTGCCGAGGCGGCACCCGAGATCGCGGCCAAGACGGAGAAGCTGCATTCCGATCTGATGTATATGAGCGAGAATGGCCTGCGTTTCGACGCCCAGACGGCGGAAGCAATCGGCAAGGCGGAAGCGCGCCATACAAAATGGGGCCGCGCAGCACTCTGGGTGATAGCCCTGACGCTTCTCTATATTGCCATCCGAATCAGTTAA